Proteins encoded within one genomic window of Bombina bombina isolate aBomBom1 chromosome 1, aBomBom1.pri, whole genome shotgun sequence:
- the LOC128639098 gene encoding tripartite motif-containing protein 14-like → MAAKYFSGELHCSVCLNICTDLEMLNCGHNFCQVCFVTVQGTLDETGSYACPLCRTRFISRPVLQSNSRQCNIMHFPDTYSEPEGAGIVCTYCVHFPVRAAKTCLLCEASLCDIHVSVHNKSEEHFLTEPTNSFKSRKCYIHNRLLEYYCSEDNVCICVSCTLVGDHKGHQLEMLTVASEKKIEELQNVMEKLSSKKEETDKWMRSLQEHNRDIEENVSDVTKVVLSMIVDIRAQMKILEKHVLSEISRQREQVLFHVSDMINQLQKEKDKLSSMMSYIAKLCNTTDPLTVLQEHESQKTDFCDAETADIQVTHRKDNHFPAGCYLDQCLISATLYRGLADILTDKTKNRGFCVTNNTDMSLDINTASNDVAVSGDLKTASWSVINQQRPEGPERFQGYQVLSSRSFSLGHQYFELEASQLGIWMIGMSYACIKRKGNESIIGCNRHSWCLRRSNEYLSVVHDSEVIRLPNSSTCQRLGILLDYEAGCLSFYQLHDQLRHLHTFNVTFTEPLHAVVCVNYKSWVRIMS, encoded by the coding sequence ATGGCAGCTAAGTATTTCAGTGGGGAGTTACACTGCTCTGTTTGTCTGAATATCTGCACAGATCTAGAAATGTTGAACTGTGGACATAACTTTTGCCAGGTTTGCTTTGTAACTGTGCAGGGTACTTTGGATGAAACTGGTTCTTATGCTTGCCCTCTATGCAGAACAAGATTTATTAGCAGACCCGTGTTGCAGAGCAACTCGAGGCAGTGTAATATAATGCATTTTCCTGATACTTATTCAGAGCCTGAAGGCGCTGGGATTGTCTGCACTTATTGTGTTCACTTTCCTGTACGTGCTGCTAAAACTTGTTTGTTGTGTGAGGCttctctgtgtgatatacatgtgagCGTACACAACAAATCTGAGGAGCACTTCTTAACAGAACCCACCAATTCATTTAAGAGCAGGAAATGTTACATACACAACAGACTCTTAGAGTATTACTGCTCTGAGGATAATGTGTGCATTTGTGTTAGCTGTACTCTGGTGGGAGATCACAAAGGACACCAGTTGGAGATGCTTACTGTGGCCTCTGAAAAGAAGATAGAGGAATTACAAAATGTTATGGAGAAACTGAGCTCAAAGAAAGAAGAGACTGATAAATGGATGAGGAGTCTGCAGGAACATAACAGAGACATAGAAGAGAACGTAAGTGATGTAACTAAGGTAGTATTGTCCATGATTGTGGATATTAGAGCTCAGATGAAAATTCTAGAAAAGCATGTGCTGAGTGAGATCAGTAGACAGAGGGAACAGGTTTTATTCCATGTTTCTGATATGATCAACCAACTACAAAAAGAAAAGGACAAGTTGTCCAGTATGATGTCTTACATTGCAAAACTCTGCAACACAACAGATCCTTTAACTGTTTTACAAGAACATGAATCACAAAAAACAGACTTCTGTGATGCAGAGACAGCAGATATACAGGTCACACACAGAAAAGACAATCACTTCCCAGCTGGATGCTATCTGGATCAATGCCTGATCTCAGCAACTTTATACAGAGGCTTAGCAGATATACTGactgacaaaacaaaaaatagagGGTTCTGTGTGACCAATAATACAGACATGTCACTGGATATAAATACAGCAAGTAATGATGTAGCTGTCTCTGGTGATTTAAAAACTGCATCCTGGTCAGTAATAAACCAGCAAAGACCAGAGGGACCAGAGCGATTTCAGGGATATCAGGTTTTAAGCTCAAGGAGCTTTTCCTTGGGACATCAGTACTTTGAATTGGAGGCCAGTCAGTTAGGAATCTGGATGATAGGTATGTCCTATGCCTGTATTAAGAGAAAAGGAAATGAGTCCATCATCGGTTGTAATAGACATTCTTGGTGTTTGCGCAGGAGTAATGAATATCTCTCAGTAGTACATGACTCTGAAGTAATCCGACTGCCTAACAGTTCTACCTGCCAGAGGTTAGGGATATTGCTGGACTATGAGGCTGGGTGTTTGTCATTTTATCAGCTTCATGACCAGCTCAGACACTTACATACCTTTAATGTCACCTTCACTGAGCCACTTCATGCTGTTGTCTGTGTGAACTacaaatcttgggtgagaatcaTGAGTTAG